In Ornithodoros turicata isolate Travis chromosome 1, ASM3712646v1, whole genome shotgun sequence, the DNA window CAACGAAAGTAAGAGTTGTATTTGACGCATCCTCTAGTGCCTCTGGCGAGCCATCCCTTAATGATGTCGTTCACGTGGGACCAAACTTGAACCCAGAGATTCTACACCTTTTGATAAAGTTTCGTAGCGAAGCTGTGGCTCTGGTCGCCGACATTGAAAAGGCTTTCTTGCAAATCCGCTTACCTGAACGGGATCGTGACGCGTTGCGGTTTTTGTGGTACGTGACAACACCGAAGATAGGACAACCCCTCCCGCGATCGAAGTCCTAAGTATGACTCCGGTGCCATTTGGGGCGGCTTGTAGCCCATTTCTTCTCGCCGCAACCATACGCTATCACTTCCGGAGGATGTCCGATATGTACCCAGACACCTGCAAGCTCCTAGCCGAGAGTTTTTACGTCGACGATTTGGCAACCAGTATCAGCACAGTTCAAGAGGCGAAACGCCTTTGGAAAGAATCGGTTGACATTCTTGAAGACTGCGGCATGCGACTTCGGAAATGGAGAACAAATGATGAACTGTTACGTCGAATGTTTCGGGACCTATATAACGGCGACGACTCAATCCGACAGACTGAGACGAAGGTACTGGGTCTTATTTCGGACACTGACTCAGACGCTCTAAGGATATCTTTGAAATCCGTGCTGGAATTCTTACACACCGCGCATGATACCAAACGAACAGTATTTCAAGCCACAGCGCGGGTCTTCGATCCACTCGGATTTCTAGCACCGTTTGTTATCACGGCGAAGGTCATGTTCCAGCGACTCTGGCAGAAGGGAATACGTTGGGACGAAGTTCTCCCACCTGACATGCTTGAAGACTGGCACTCTTGGTGTCGCGAGCTTCCCAAAGCGAATGATTTGAGCATTCCCAGAGGGATAAAGCGCACGGGGACAGCCCGACAACAAACGCTTCATGTATTCTGCGACGCTAGCCCACAAGCTTACGGAGCCGTCATCTACGTCAGAACAATACAGG includes these proteins:
- the LOC135394907 gene encoding uncharacterized protein LOC135394907; protein product: MKDHLAMEEYDDAILLYRQNGHAEVAPLEEAAENTLYYMPHRAVIKQDRDTTKVRVVFDASSSASGEPSLNDVVHVGPNLNPEILHLLIKFRSEAVALVADIEKAFLQIRLPERDRDALRFLWYVTTPKIGQPLPRSKS